Proteins encoded in a region of the Bacillus sp. T3 genome:
- a CDS encoding aspartate ammonia-lyase: MRKEKDSLGELLIEDEKYYGIQTERACANFPVSRIYVGLYPKIIKAVALLKKAAAMANSKIGMLDPKISKVICLAADEIVDGKMSDQFPLDIYHGGGGTSLNMNVNEVIANRANELLTGKKGYEKVHPNTHVNMAQSTNDVIPSAIHIACYSYIEELIPVLEQLEKELENKMIEFENIVKIGRTCLQDAVPLTLGQQFSGYKYFISRNIAEVKEVQKQCLPLPLGATAVGTGLGAYPGYLENVYEILPTVLAVPFYKSENFFDSLQNGDFYLKVSSVLRGLATGLSKMASDFRLLSSGPRAGLSEITLPSVQPGSSIMPGKVNPVIPEMVMQVCFQVYGNDTAIMMAADRGELDLNVWEPLIIQNLFNSFELLNNCITLFIDKCIIGIGANIEICENNAHSSLALSTVIAALFGYEEASKVAKEAHLKNCTIKEIVIEKGILSEGEADLLLNPLQLSNPEKSGEIFASFKNMHGHDK; this comes from the coding sequence ATGAGAAAAGAAAAAGATTCTCTTGGTGAATTGTTAATAGAGGATGAGAAATATTACGGAATTCAAACAGAGAGAGCATGTGCGAATTTTCCTGTATCTAGAATTTATGTAGGATTGTACCCAAAAATAATTAAAGCAGTTGCCCTTTTAAAGAAAGCTGCAGCAATGGCGAACTCCAAAATTGGAATGTTAGATCCTAAGATTTCAAAAGTAATTTGCCTTGCAGCTGATGAAATTGTTGATGGAAAGATGTCAGATCAATTTCCATTGGATATTTATCATGGCGGGGGAGGAACCTCTTTAAACATGAATGTTAACGAAGTCATAGCAAATAGAGCTAATGAGTTGTTAACAGGAAAAAAAGGGTATGAAAAAGTTCATCCTAATACTCATGTAAACATGGCTCAATCAACAAATGATGTTATTCCTAGTGCAATTCATATTGCATGTTACTCCTATATTGAAGAGTTAATACCTGTTCTGGAACAATTAGAAAAAGAATTAGAAAATAAAATGATAGAGTTTGAAAATATCGTGAAAATTGGTAGAACATGTTTACAAGATGCTGTTCCCCTTACATTGGGTCAGCAATTTAGCGGTTATAAATACTTTATTTCTCGAAATATTGCAGAGGTAAAAGAAGTACAAAAGCAGTGTTTACCACTTCCATTAGGTGCAACAGCTGTTGGAACAGGCCTTGGGGCATATCCAGGTTATTTAGAAAATGTATATGAGATTTTACCGACAGTTCTTGCTGTTCCTTTTTATAAAAGTGAAAATTTCTTTGATAGCCTCCAAAATGGGGATTTCTATCTAAAAGTATCATCTGTCTTGAGGGGGCTTGCTACAGGTTTATCAAAGATGGCCAGTGATTTTAGATTGCTATCTTCGGGTCCACGTGCTGGTTTATCTGAGATTACACTTCCATCTGTACAGCCTGGTTCATCAATTATGCCTGGAAAGGTGAATCCAGTTATACCTGAAATGGTTATGCAAGTATGTTTCCAAGTTTACGGAAATGACACTGCTATCATGATGGCAGCTGACCGAGGTGAATTGGACCTAAATGTTTGGGAACCACTTATCATACAAAATCTTTTTAATTCATTTGAGTTGTTAAATAATTGCATTACATTATTTATTGACAAATGCATAATTGGTATTGGTGCAAATATCGAGATTTGCGAGAATAATGCTCATTCTTCATTAGCACTATCAACTGTTATAGCAGCTTTATTTGGATATGAAGAAGCTAGTAAAGTGGCAAAAGAAGCACATTTGAAAAATTGCACAATTAAAGAAATTGTTATAGAGAAGGGTATTCTCTCTGAAGGAGAAGCTGATTTATTGCTTAATCCGTTACAATTATCTAATCCTGAAAAAAGCGGGGAAATATTTGCTAGCTTTAAAAATATGCACGGACATGACAAGTAG
- a CDS encoding anaerobic C4-dicarboxylate transporter, producing MFWIQFLIVMACIIIGARLGGVGLGVMGGVGLAILIFGFGLQSTSAPIDVMLMILAVVTAAGTLQAAGGMEYLVFLAEKALRKHPKWITFIAPLVTYFFTFCAGTGHVAYSILPVIAEIARESGIRPERPMSIAVIASQQAITASPISAATVALLGLLSDFNVTLFQIMIICVPSTFIGSFIAAFVVSKMGKELDMDEEYLKRLESGLAPIKKDKKNLIPTLSAKLSVSLFILAALSIVILGSFEGLRPGWEIEGVFTRMTMSIAIEIVMLSAAALMIILCKPKVEEIVNGSVFKAGSAAVVAIFGIAWMGDTFFQGNMTLISESVSDLVTTAPWLFAIALFGLSILLFSQAATIRTFMPLGIGLGINPALLIAMFPAVNGYFFIPNYPTVVAAINFDSTGTTKIGKYILNHSFMVPGLVACATSVVIGILLSMVIL from the coding sequence ATGTTTTGGATTCAGTTTCTTATTGTTATGGCCTGTATAATTATTGGTGCTCGTCTTGGTGGGGTTGGCTTAGGAGTTATGGGAGGGGTCGGTCTTGCAATTCTTATATTTGGGTTCGGTCTTCAGTCAACCTCAGCACCTATCGATGTAATGTTAATGATTTTGGCTGTTGTAACAGCTGCGGGGACGCTTCAGGCGGCAGGGGGAATGGAATATTTAGTTTTCTTGGCTGAAAAGGCACTTAGAAAACACCCTAAGTGGATCACATTTATTGCTCCATTAGTTACATACTTTTTTACTTTCTGTGCTGGAACAGGCCATGTTGCCTATTCAATCTTACCTGTCATTGCAGAGATTGCACGAGAGTCAGGTATTCGTCCTGAGCGGCCAATGTCCATTGCTGTAATTGCCTCACAACAAGCGATTACGGCTAGTCCCATATCTGCTGCGACAGTTGCTCTGTTAGGCTTATTGTCTGATTTTAATGTAACGTTGTTTCAAATCATGATAATCTGTGTTCCTAGTACTTTTATTGGTAGTTTTATTGCTGCTTTTGTTGTTAGTAAGATGGGGAAAGAACTAGATATGGATGAGGAATATTTAAAACGTCTTGAATCTGGTCTTGCTCCTATTAAAAAAGACAAAAAGAACCTTATACCAACACTAAGTGCAAAACTTTCAGTCAGTTTGTTCATTTTGGCAGCATTATCAATAGTAATTTTAGGTTCATTTGAAGGTCTGCGCCCTGGCTGGGAAATTGAAGGTGTATTTACACGAATGACCATGTCGATTGCCATTGAAATAGTAATGCTTTCAGCTGCAGCACTTATGATCATTTTATGTAAACCGAAAGTAGAAGAGATCGTTAATGGTAGTGTTTTTAAAGCAGGTTCAGCCGCAGTTGTAGCCATCTTTGGTATTGCTTGGATGGGAGATACATTCTTCCAGGGCAATATGACCTTGATTTCCGAATCGGTTTCAGATCTAGTAACAACTGCTCCGTGGTTGTTTGCGATCGCTTTATTTGGACTTTCAATTCTATTATTTAGCCAGGCAGCAACCATTCGTACTTTTATGCCTTTGGGAATTGGACTTGGGATTAACCCGGCCTTATTAATTGCAATGTTCCCAGCAGTCAATGGATATTTCTTTATCCCGAATTATCCAACTGTAGTTGCAGCTATCAACTTTGATTCAACTGGAACGACTAAAATTGGTAAATACATTCTAAACCATAGCTTTATGGTTCCAGGCTTGGTTGCTTGCGCAACATCGGTTGTAATCGGCATCCTACTCAGTATGGTAATCTTATAA
- a CDS encoding IclR family transcriptional regulator, whose amino-acid sequence MSELLNKAFTLLSLLKPRDGRKEWGAGELSRIAGYNTATTHRILQDMQRYGFVGQNLESKKFFLGPTLIELGFQAQSLFSIRDIARPFMEKILKETGESVYLNILVNSNEALLVDSVDSDQQLRVFEPIGIRLPLHIAATRRVILAFMNLDEQENYIKHCKFEIRTSRTINNEDALLNDLKLIRMRGYAVSYGETTLGTAGIAVPIFGPKGIEGSLGIATPEIRLNEQRIVQFSELLKLYSKEISSLL is encoded by the coding sequence ATGTCTGAATTACTAAATAAAGCTTTTACATTACTTAGCTTATTAAAACCACGAGATGGAAGAAAGGAATGGGGTGCTGGGGAACTATCCCGTATTGCAGGTTATAATACAGCGACAACCCACCGGATTTTACAAGATATGCAGAGATACGGTTTTGTTGGTCAAAATTTGGAGAGCAAAAAGTTTTTCCTAGGACCAACCTTAATCGAACTAGGTTTTCAAGCACAATCTTTATTCTCAATACGTGATATAGCTAGACCGTTCATGGAGAAAATATTAAAGGAGACAGGGGAATCTGTCTATCTCAATATTTTAGTTAACTCTAACGAAGCTTTACTCGTAGATTCAGTCGACAGCGATCAACAACTGCGTGTGTTTGAACCAATTGGTATTAGGTTACCACTTCACATTGCGGCTACAAGGAGAGTAATTCTTGCATTTATGAACCTTGACGAACAAGAAAACTATATTAAACATTGCAAATTTGAAATACGCACATCACGGACAATTAATAATGAAGATGCTTTATTGAATGATTTAAAGTTAATTCGCATGCGTGGTTATGCTGTAAGTTACGGTGAAACTACATTAGGAACTGCTGGTATTGCCGTACCAATTTTTGGACCAAAAGGGATCGAGGGGTCGTTGGGCATTGCAACACCTGAAATACGACTTAACGAACAAAGAATTGTTCAATTTTCGGAATTACTTAAATTGTACTCTAAAGAAATAAGTTCATTATTATGA